One segment of Yersinia kristensenii DNA contains the following:
- a CDS encoding CoA pyrophosphatase, whose amino-acid sequence MFVNDKFVSQSGRTLSEFISRFQLQRPQPGSISANGRHAAVLIPIVCRPEPTLLLTRRSDHLRKHAGQVAFPGGKADPQDFSLIDTALREAEEEVAIPTSAVHVLGQLAPLDSSSGYQVTPVVGLVPANIAFLANEDEVAGLFEIPLCEALRLSRYYSLDIHRGGINHRVYLSWYESQFIWGLTAAIIRRLAQQVSI is encoded by the coding sequence GTGTTTGTAAATGACAAATTTGTCAGCCAATCGGGGCGAACTTTGTCGGAATTTATTAGCCGATTCCAGCTGCAACGACCTCAACCTGGTAGTATTTCTGCCAATGGCCGCCATGCTGCGGTACTCATTCCTATTGTTTGTCGACCAGAACCCACATTATTGCTAACCCGGCGCTCCGATCATTTACGCAAACATGCCGGTCAAGTCGCCTTCCCCGGCGGTAAAGCCGATCCGCAAGATTTTTCACTGATTGATACCGCGCTGCGCGAAGCTGAGGAGGAAGTGGCGATCCCTACCTCCGCGGTACATGTATTAGGGCAACTGGCTCCGCTCGACAGTTCCAGCGGTTATCAGGTCACACCGGTCGTCGGCTTGGTTCCCGCCAATATCGCCTTTCTGGCTAATGAAGATGAAGTCGCTGGGCTGTTTGAAATTCCCTTATGTGAAGCTCTCAGACTCTCGCGCTACTATTCGCTGGATATCCATCGCGGGGGAATCAATCACCGGGTCTATCTTTCGTGGTATGAAAGCCAATTTATCTGGGGCCTGACCGCGGCGATTATTCGCCGTCTGGCGCAACAGGTTAGTATTTGA
- a CDS encoding PTS mannose/fructose/sorbose transporter subunit IIC: protein MEITTLQIVLIFIVACIAGMGSILDEFQFHRPLVACTLVGLVLGDMKTGIIIGGTLEMIALGWMNIGAAVAPDAALASIISTILVIAGGQDIGAGIALAIPLAAAGQVLTIIVRTITVAFQHAADGAAERGSLRAITWIHISALFLQAMRIAIPALIVALSVGTSEVQMLLSSIPDVVTSGLNIAGGMIVVVGYAMVINMMRAGYLMPFFYLGFVTAAFTNFNLVALGVIGVVMALLYIQLSPKYNKSQVVQSGPSNNDLDNELD from the coding sequence ATGGAGATCACAACTCTTCAGATTGTGCTGATTTTCATCGTTGCCTGTATCGCCGGGATGGGTTCCATTCTGGATGAGTTCCAATTTCACCGCCCCCTCGTCGCCTGTACTTTGGTAGGTTTGGTTTTAGGTGATATGAAAACCGGTATTATTATCGGTGGTACCTTAGAAATGATCGCGCTCGGCTGGATGAACATCGGGGCCGCTGTAGCACCTGATGCCGCGCTGGCGTCAATTATTTCGACCATCCTGGTTATTGCTGGTGGTCAAGATATCGGTGCTGGTATTGCACTGGCTATCCCGTTGGCCGCCGCCGGTCAGGTATTAACGATTATCGTGCGTACCATTACCGTGGCCTTCCAGCACGCCGCCGATGGTGCAGCCGAACGTGGCAGCTTACGCGCAATAACCTGGATCCACATTTCTGCCCTGTTCTTGCAGGCGATGCGTATCGCTATCCCTGCCTTGATCGTTGCTCTGTCTGTTGGGACATCTGAAGTTCAGATGCTGCTCAGTTCGATTCCTGATGTGGTTACCAGTGGCTTGAACATCGCCGGTGGTATGATCGTCGTAGTAGGTTACGCCATGGTTATCAACATGATGCGTGCCGGCTACCTGATGCCATTCTTCTATTTAGGTTTCGTGACCGCCGCTTTCACCAACTTCAACCTGGTAGCTCTCGGTGTTATCGGCGTGGTTATGGCACTGCTGTATATCCAGCTCAGCCCGAAATACAACAAGTCTCAGGTTGTACAGTCTGGCCCGTCCAATAACGATCTTGATAACGAATTAGACTAG
- a CDS encoding TerC family protein: MEFLMDPSIWAGLLTLVVLEIVLGIDNLVFIAILADKLPPKQRDKARIIGLSLALIMRLGLLSVISWMVTLTTPLFSVGSFNFSGRDLILLVGGLFLLFKATTELHERLEGNQHDDSASRGYASFWAVVAQIVVLDAVFSLDAVITAVGMVNDLAIMMTAVVIAMGVMLLASKTLTRFVNAHPTVVVLCLSFLLMIGLSLIAEGFGFHIPKGYLYAAIGFSILIELFNQIARRNFIKHESRLPRRQRTAEAIIRLMGGRQQEPQHGDAQLPLPAEAFAEEERYMISGVLTLASRSLRSVMTPRTEISWVDCNRSQAEIREQLLDTPHSLFPVCRDSLDEIIGVVRAKDLLVAIERGESICEFAAETPPIVVPDTMDVINLLGVLRKAKGRLVVVNDEFGVVQGLVTPLDVLEAIAGEFPDEDETPDIIADGDGWLVKGGADLHSLEQALDCQELVSPTADYASLAGMLLSHSGHMPTAGDVVELHNLRFEIIEVSDYRIELVRITKLSNELEE; encoded by the coding sequence ATGGAATTTCTAATGGACCCCTCAATCTGGGCAGGGTTATTGACGTTGGTGGTACTGGAAATTGTTCTGGGTATTGATAACCTGGTATTTATTGCCATTCTGGCCGACAAACTACCGCCTAAACAAAGAGATAAAGCTCGAATTATCGGGTTGTCTCTTGCATTAATTATGCGTTTGGGGCTGCTGTCGGTTATTTCCTGGATGGTCACGCTGACCACGCCACTGTTTAGTGTTGGCAGCTTTAACTTTTCCGGACGAGATCTGATTTTGCTGGTGGGGGGGCTGTTCTTGCTATTTAAAGCTACCACCGAGCTACATGAACGGCTGGAGGGTAACCAGCACGATGACAGTGCGAGCCGTGGATATGCCAGCTTCTGGGCGGTGGTTGCACAGATTGTGGTGCTGGATGCGGTCTTCTCGCTCGATGCAGTGATTACTGCCGTGGGGATGGTTAACGACTTGGCCATCATGATGACGGCGGTCGTGATCGCCATGGGCGTGATGCTGCTGGCATCGAAAACACTGACGCGATTTGTTAATGCACACCCGACGGTCGTGGTGCTGTGTCTGAGCTTCTTGTTAATGATTGGCTTGAGCCTGATTGCGGAAGGTTTTGGTTTCCATATTCCGAAAGGCTATCTGTACGCCGCCATCGGCTTCTCTATCCTGATTGAGTTGTTTAACCAGATTGCGCGCCGTAATTTCATTAAGCATGAGTCCCGCTTGCCACGGCGCCAGCGCACGGCGGAGGCGATTATCCGTTTGATGGGCGGTCGTCAGCAAGAGCCGCAACATGGTGATGCGCAGTTACCCTTGCCAGCCGAGGCCTTTGCTGAAGAAGAGCGCTATATGATTAGCGGCGTACTGACATTGGCCTCCCGATCATTGCGCAGTGTGATGACTCCGCGCACGGAAATTTCTTGGGTAGATTGTAATCGTTCACAAGCCGAAATCCGTGAGCAATTATTGGACACGCCGCACAGCTTGTTCCCAGTTTGCCGTGATTCATTGGATGAAATAATTGGTGTGGTTCGTGCTAAAGATTTGTTAGTGGCAATTGAACGCGGGGAATCTATCTGTGAGTTTGCTGCGGAGACACCACCAATAGTCGTGCCTGATACCATGGACGTGATTAATTTGTTGGGCGTATTGCGCAAAGCAAAAGGGCGCTTAGTGGTAGTCAATGACGAATTTGGTGTGGTGCAAGGGCTGGTCACTCCACTGGACGTGCTGGAAGCCATTGCGGGTGAATTCCCTGATGAAGATGAAACGCCAGATATTATTGCCGATGGGGATGGTTGGTTAGTGAAAGGGGGGGCAGATTTGCACTCTCTGGAGCAGGCGCTGGATTGTCAGGAGTTGGTCAGCCCGACGGCTGATTATGCTTCATTAGCAGGTATGCTGCTGTCTCACTCCGGCCATATGCCAACCGCGGGGGATGTGGTTGAACTGCATAACCTGCGCTTTGAGATTATCGAAGTCTCAGATTACCGTATTGAATTAGTGCGTATCACCAAGCTGAGTAACGAATTGGAAGAGTAA
- a CDS encoding L-serine ammonia-lyase → MISVFDMFKIGIGPSSSHTVGPMKAGKEFADLLVTKGLMPSITRVAVDVYGSLSLTGKGHHTDIAIIMGLAGNMPDTVDIDSIPAFIRDVELRQKLMLANGLHEVDFPREGGMVFRSDNLPLHENGMQIHAYAGDEKVLSKTYYSIGGGFIVDEEHFGKAAVNAVSVPYPFNSAEEILANCEQTGMSISGMVMQNELAMHSKEEIESYFTAIWQTMRACIDRGLNTEGVLPGPLRVPRRASALRRLLVSSDKLSSDPMNVIDWVNMFALAVNEENAAGGRVVTAPTNGACGIVPAVLAYYDHFIEPVTPEIFIRYFLSSGAVGILYKMNASISGAEVGCQGEVGVACSMAAAGLAELLGASPVQVCIAAEIGMEHNLGLTCDPVAGQVQVPCIERNAIASVKAINSARMAMRRTSEPRVSLDKVIETMFETGKDMNAKYRETSRGGLAIKVQCN, encoded by the coding sequence GTGATTAGCGTTTTTGATATGTTCAAGATTGGTATCGGCCCCTCCAGTTCTCATACTGTTGGGCCAATGAAAGCTGGCAAAGAGTTTGCTGATTTGCTGGTCACTAAAGGGTTAATGCCGTCGATCACGCGAGTAGCCGTCGATGTTTATGGCTCACTGTCACTGACCGGGAAAGGCCACCACACTGATATCGCCATTATTATGGGGTTAGCGGGTAACATGCCAGATACCGTGGATATCGACAGTATCCCCGCGTTTATTCGGGATGTAGAATTACGTCAAAAATTGATGTTAGCCAACGGCTTGCATGAAGTTGACTTCCCACGCGAGGGCGGGATGGTATTCCGCAGTGATAACTTGCCACTGCACGAAAATGGTATGCAGATCCACGCCTATGCTGGTGACGAAAAAGTGCTTAGCAAGACCTACTATTCCATCGGCGGCGGTTTTATTGTTGATGAAGAGCATTTCGGCAAAGCCGCGGTTAATGCCGTCAGCGTGCCTTATCCATTCAACTCCGCAGAGGAAATCCTGGCAAACTGCGAGCAAACCGGTATGTCTATCTCCGGCATGGTCATGCAGAATGAGCTGGCGATGCACAGTAAAGAAGAGATTGAATCCTACTTTACGGCGATTTGGCAAACCATGCGTGCCTGTATTGATCGCGGCCTGAACACCGAAGGGGTTCTACCTGGCCCGCTGCGGGTGCCGCGCCGCGCCTCAGCATTACGCCGTCTGTTAGTTTCCTCCGATAAACTGTCCAGCGATCCAATGAATGTCATTGACTGGGTCAATATGTTCGCACTGGCAGTTAACGAAGAAAATGCCGCCGGCGGCCGCGTGGTCACTGCGCCAACTAACGGCGCCTGTGGCATCGTGCCAGCGGTATTGGCCTATTACGACCACTTTATCGAGCCGGTTACCCCTGAAATCTTTATCCGCTATTTCCTGTCATCCGGTGCTGTCGGGATCTTGTATAAGATGAATGCGTCGATTTCTGGCGCTGAAGTGGGCTGTCAGGGTGAAGTGGGCGTTGCCTGTTCCATGGCGGCGGCGGGTCTGGCCGAGTTACTGGGTGCAAGCCCGGTGCAAGTGTGTATCGCCGCGGAAATTGGTATGGAACATAATCTGGGCCTGACCTGTGACCCGGTTGCGGGTCAGGTGCAAGTGCCGTGTATTGAGCGTAATGCGATTGCCTCGGTAAAAGCAATTAACTCTGCACGAATGGCCATGCGCCGTACCAGCGAACCACGTGTCTCACTGGATAAAGTGATCGAAACCATGTTTGAGACTGGGAAAGATATGAACGCTAAATACCGCGAAACTTCCCGTGGTGGTTTAGCCATTAAAGTGCAATGTAATTAA
- the manX gene encoding PTS mannose transporter subunit IIAB — protein sequence MSIAIIIGTHGAAAEQLLKTAEMILGEQSNVAYIDFVPGENAETLIEKYNGKLTGLDTSKGVLFLVDTWGGSPFNAASRIAIDKENYEVVTGVNIPMLAETFMARDDNPSFAELVAVAVETGREGVKALKAPEIKSDKPETQQIAPAPKAKAPAVALGPNDHMKIGLARIDDRLIHGQVATRWTKETNVSRIIVVSDEVAADKMRSTLLKQVAPPGVTAHVVDVEKAIRVYNNPKYAKDRVMLLFTNPTDVVRMVEGGVDIKSVNIGGMAFRQGKTQVNNAVSVDEKDIEAFNKLNARGIELEVRKVSSDSRLKMMDLINKLNK from the coding sequence GTGAGTATAGCTATTATCATTGGCACACATGGGGCTGCAGCAGAACAACTGCTGAAAACAGCTGAAATGATTTTAGGCGAGCAAAGTAATGTCGCTTATATCGATTTCGTCCCAGGTGAGAATGCCGAAACGTTGATTGAGAAATACAACGGTAAATTGACCGGGCTTGATACCAGTAAAGGTGTCTTATTCCTAGTTGATACCTGGGGTGGTAGCCCGTTTAACGCCGCCAGTCGAATTGCTATTGATAAAGAGAATTATGAGGTCGTCACCGGGGTTAACATTCCGATGCTCGCTGAAACCTTTATGGCCCGTGATGATAATCCATCATTTGCTGAACTGGTTGCAGTTGCGGTAGAAACCGGTCGTGAGGGCGTGAAAGCACTAAAAGCGCCTGAAATTAAGAGTGATAAGCCCGAGACGCAACAAATAGCTCCTGCACCAAAAGCCAAGGCCCCGGCCGTCGCTTTAGGTCCGAATGATCATATGAAAATCGGCTTGGCACGTATCGATGACCGCTTAATTCATGGTCAGGTCGCAACGCGCTGGACCAAAGAAACCAACGTAAGTCGCATTATTGTTGTCAGTGACGAAGTCGCTGCTGACAAAATGCGTAGTACTTTGCTCAAACAGGTTGCTCCTCCCGGCGTAACCGCACACGTAGTTGATGTTGAAAAAGCTATCCGCGTTTATAACAACCCGAAATATGCCAAAGACCGAGTCATGCTGTTATTTACCAACCCAACGGATGTCGTGCGTATGGTTGAGGGTGGCGTGGATATTAAGTCAGTCAATATCGGTGGCATGGCATTCCGTCAGGGTAAAACCCAAGTGAATAACGCCGTCTCCGTTGATGAAAAAGATATTGAAGCTTTTAATAAATTAAATGCTCGCGGTATTGAACTGGAAGTCCGGAAAGTTTCTTCGGATAGCCGGCTAAAAATGATGGATTTAATTAACAAACTTAATAAATAG
- the pabB gene encoding aminodeoxychorismate synthase component 1, with product MSVKSLTFKTLPYQPDALLQQFAPLAQQPWAMLLHSGFAEHTHNRFDILVADPQVTLTTRGEQTEIISAQGQELSLEDPFSLLQQQLDKFSPPVSPHPDLPFLGGALGLFGYDLGRRVEILPVLAEQDIALPDMAVGLYDWALIADHHLQKLTLVCHGDAEQRWLWLQQQQCSQAVTPFKLTGPWQANMSREQYGEKFRQIQEYLHSGDCYQINLAQRFSAEYQGDEWQAFLSLSRSNRAPFSAFIRLEKNAILSVSPERFLWLENRHIQTRPIKGTLPRLDDPEQDSLQAERLANSTKDRAENLMIVDLLRNDIGRVAQPGSVRVPELFVVEPFPAVHHLVSTITAILPAESTPTALLRACFPGGSITGAPKIRAMEIIEQLEPQRRNAYCGNIGYISCCGTMDTNITIRTLLTENGKIYCSAGGGIVADSQEQAEYQETFDKIARILPLLGKS from the coding sequence ATGAGTGTGAAATCCCTGACTTTCAAAACCTTGCCTTATCAACCAGATGCCCTGCTCCAGCAATTCGCCCCCCTTGCCCAGCAACCTTGGGCCATGCTGCTGCACTCCGGATTTGCTGAACACACCCATAACCGCTTTGATATTCTGGTCGCCGACCCGCAAGTCACCCTCACTACTCGGGGCGAGCAAACCGAGATTATCAGTGCGCAAGGTCAGGAACTCTCCCTCGAAGACCCATTCTCTTTATTGCAACAGCAATTGGATAAATTTTCTCCCCCGGTCTCGCCCCACCCTGACCTGCCTTTTTTAGGCGGTGCATTAGGGCTATTTGGTTATGATTTGGGGCGGCGGGTTGAGATATTACCGGTACTGGCCGAGCAGGATATCGCTTTACCGGACATGGCGGTCGGCCTGTATGACTGGGCCTTGATTGCCGATCATCATTTGCAAAAACTGACACTGGTATGCCATGGCGATGCTGAACAGCGCTGGCTTTGGTTACAGCAGCAACAGTGCTCTCAAGCTGTCACGCCATTTAAGTTAACTGGCCCGTGGCAGGCCAATATGTCGCGTGAGCAATATGGTGAAAAATTCCGACAAATTCAGGAATATCTACACAGTGGCGACTGTTATCAGATTAATTTGGCCCAAAGATTCAGCGCGGAGTATCAAGGTGATGAATGGCAAGCTTTTCTGTCATTGAGCCGCAGTAATCGAGCGCCCTTTTCCGCTTTTATTCGCTTAGAAAAAAACGCAATTTTGAGTGTGTCACCGGAACGCTTTTTATGGTTGGAAAATCGCCATATTCAAACCCGCCCGATTAAAGGCACTTTACCGCGACTGGATGACCCCGAACAGGACAGTTTGCAAGCGGAGCGATTAGCTAATTCCACTAAAGATCGCGCTGAAAACCTGATGATTGTTGACCTGCTGCGCAATGATATTGGCCGGGTTGCACAGCCGGGCAGCGTGCGGGTGCCGGAGCTGTTTGTGGTCGAGCCTTTCCCGGCGGTGCATCATTTGGTCAGCACCATTACCGCGATTCTGCCCGCCGAATCAACACCGACCGCATTATTGCGCGCCTGTTTCCCCGGTGGCTCCATCACGGGTGCACCAAAAATTCGGGCCATGGAGATCATCGAGCAACTGGAACCCCAGCGCCGCAACGCCTATTGTGGCAACATTGGCTATATTAGTTGCTGTGGCACGATGGATACCAATATCACCATCCGCACCCTATTAACTGAAAACGGTAAGATATATTGCTCTGCTGGCGGAGGAATTGTGGCTGACAGTCAGGAACAAGCTGAATATCAAGAGACATTTGATAAAATCGCCCGAATATTACCCCTGCTGGGAAAGAGTTAA
- a CDS encoding ST-I family heat-stable enterotoxin yields the protein MSSLLLIPHNLYFYHSASGGSMKKIVFVLVLMLSSFGTFAQETASRQLSDALSTPIAAEVNKNACDASSPAPQEDIDWSVCCEICCIPACFGC from the coding sequence ATGTCTTCTCTGCTTTTGATACCGCACAACCTATATTTTTACCATTCTGCTAGTGGAGGATCTATGAAAAAGATAGTTTTTGTTTTGGTGTTAATGCTGTCTTCATTTGGTACATTCGCTCAAGAGACAGCGTCAAGGCAACTGAGTGATGCATTATCGACGCCTATCGCCGCTGAGGTAAACAAAAATGCGTGCGATGCTAGTTCCCCAGCCCCTCAAGAAGATATTGATTGGTCTGTGTGTTGTGAGATATGTTGCATTCCCGCATGTTTTGGTTGCTAG